From the genome of Methanoregula boonei 6A8:
AAAAATAATCATTGTCAGGAGCGGCTGCAGGACTGCCCAAGCAATCCCGAGGCCGGTTTGCTTGTACCGGAGCTTCACATCGCGCATGGTGAACGCAGCGATCAATTCACGGTAGGCCCAGAGTTCCTTGAGATCAACCGGCACCCATTTCCTGGGCGGGCGAATAACAAGGGTTGGCAGGGTGACTTCCGGGGCAGGTGAGGTCTCGGTCATGAAAGTTGATCAGGATTTTTGTTGTGGCATTACTTATAGTACCGTGAAATTGTCTTCACACGGCAAGATAAAATGGAGTTTTTTACCTCTGGGATCCTCCCCGGGAATCCCATTGATGAAACAGGATTAGTCAGAAGTCCAGTAACGATGAGGGAATTTTTTCTGCAGGATCTCATCGCCGTCCCCAAGGGGTTCAAGTCCGGCAGCCCGCATATCTGCATCGATCATGATCTTAACCAGTTCATTGAATTTGATCTTAGGTTTCCATCCAAGTTTCTTCTCAGACTTTTTCGTATCCGCGATGAGAACTTCAACTTCTGTTGGCCGGAAATATGACGGATCAATCTTTACATACTCGCCAACATCAAGATCCGCGTAAGCAAATGCCTGGTCGAGGAACTCCTGGACAGAATGGGACTCCCCGGTACCGATAACAAAATCATCTGCCGATTCCTGCTGGAGCATCTTCCACATTGCCTCAACATATTCTGGTGCATACCCCCAGTCCCGTTTCGATTCCAGATTGCCAAGATACAGGTGTCGGTCCTTTTTGGTGAGCAGGCGAGCAATGCTGTAAGTGATTTTACGGGTAACAAATGTCTCCCCTCTCCGCGGGGATTCATGGTTAAACAGGATCCCGTTGGAGGCAAACAACTTATATCCCTCGCGGTAATTTTTCACCATCCAGTAGGCATAGAGTTTTGAACAGGCATACGGGCTTCTCGGGCAAAAGGGAGTCTCTTCTCCCTGGGGCGGGGTAGCAGAACCAAACATTTCGCTGGAGGAGGCCTGATATATTCTGACATTGTGGTTGGATCTCCGTACAATTTCCAACAATCGTGTTACTCCCAAGGCGGTAACGTTTGTTGTATATTCAGGCATATCGAAGCTGACCCGAACATGGCTCTGGGCCCCCAGGTTATACACTTCATCCGGCCGGATATTGTATATAATATGAGAAAGGGCTTCAGCATCAGATAGATCCCCATAATGTAGGAAAAGTTTCGCCCCGGATTCCCGTGGATCTATATAGAGATGTTCGAGTCTTTGGCGATTAAATGAGGAGGATCTCCGTATGATGCCGTGAACCTCGTACCCGCGATCCAGCAAAAAATCCGCAAGGTAGGATCCATCCTGTCCGGTAATCCCGGTAATCAGTGCTTTTTTATCTGCCATGGAATACTCACCATCGTAAGATTTTGGAGTTGGACTCGTCTTAGGTTATTCCCCGCAGGGCATTATAATGATTGGTGGAACAGGGATCTAATATATATCAATACAACCCGAAATCGCAGAGAAATTCACCTAGTGGTGTCTTCCTGGTTCTTTGAATCGTGAAGTTATCCAATAAACGTTTGAGCCCATTTTAAGAAGGGGAAATACCGGACTTTGTTGCCCAAAGTATCAAGCCGGGTCTTGGGGTCACAAAAACCCCATCTATATTACGGACACGATAAAAAAATATCCCCTCTCCGTAAAACGGCAATAGCGGCCATCCGGCGGCCCCGGGAGAAATATATGACCGAAACACCATCCCCAAAAACAGGGGCGAAAAAACGGCCCGGTATTGCAGGTTTGAACGCCCCAAAAAAACCTCCTTTTCCGAAAATACCCGAATAAAACAGGATTTTTCATGGGCGTGGACACCATTTCCACTCCAGCCGGAAAACGGGATCGCCCGATTGTCAATCCGGGCATTTTACGGGGTTTTTTGGGTGTCGCTCTTTCCCTCCCCTCTTTGAATCCCTTCCCGGGAGGGAGAGAGTCACGGTTATGAGTTGGTACCGGGAATTCCATTTTCGCGTTACTTATTGTCAGATTGCAGGTGACACGAAAAGTACCGTTAATAAAGAGATAATCT
Proteins encoded in this window:
- the gmd gene encoding GDP-mannose 4,6-dehydratase, with translation MADKKALITGITGQDGSYLADFLLDRGYEVHGIIRRSSSFNRQRLEHLYIDPRESGAKLFLHYGDLSDAEALSHIIYNIRPDEVYNLGAQSHVRVSFDMPEYTTNVTALGVTRLLEIVRRSNHNVRIYQASSSEMFGSATPPQGEETPFCPRSPYACSKLYAYWMVKNYREGYKLFASNGILFNHESPRRGETFVTRKITYSIARLLTKKDRHLYLGNLESKRDWGYAPEYVEAMWKMLQQESADDFVIGTGESHSVQEFLDQAFAYADLDVGEYVKIDPSYFRPTEVEVLIADTKKSEKKLGWKPKIKFNELVKIMIDADMRAAGLEPLGDGDEILQKKFPHRYWTSD